In Ostrea edulis chromosome 4, xbOstEdul1.1, whole genome shotgun sequence, a single window of DNA contains:
- the LOC125671386 gene encoding alpha-amylase-like: MFRELLFFISVSHSHGGTWSSPTCAPGRHTITHLFEWKWSDVAAECERFLGPHGYCGVQISPANENRVMINPSRPWYERYQPVSYKMVTRSGNEADFRDMVQRCNKVNVRIFVDVVFNHMTGVGDTGTGTGGSHWDGNTLSYPGVPYSAWDFNGKSECHSSDDDIHNYNDPNEVRNCRLLSIADLKLSKDYVRDTIAGYLNHLISLGVAGFRVDAAKHMWPGDIRAVFGRLHDLNTSYFPTGTKPFIYLEVIDMGHEAVSATEYTGIARVTNFMYGIKLADVFRHNNQAKWLKTWGERWGMMNTNDVVVFLDNHDNQRGDGGGGNVLSFYEPRAYKMATEFMLAHPYGFTRVMSSYRWTRNIQGGHDLNYWMGPPHNGDMSIKSPIIHSDMTCDNNWVCEHRWRQVYNMVAFRNVVMGTPLSNWWDDGDYAIAFSRGNKGFIIINAGTSDINVNLPTGLTQGSYCDVISGDYENGKCTGNVVHVGGDGHAHFHISHNSEDPVVAIHIGARIGSLKKVTT, translated from the exons ATGTTCCGAGAGCTTCTTTTCTTCATTTCTGTCAGTCATT CCCATGGCGGTACTTGGAGCAGCCCGACCTGTGCTCCGGGTCGTCACACCATCACTCATCTGTTCGAGTGGAAATGGAGCGATGTAGCTGCAGAGTGTGAACGGTTTCTGGGTCCGCACGGATACTGTGGTGTCCAG ATTTCACCAGCAAATGAAAATAGAGTGATGATCAATCCCAGCAGACCATGGTATGAGAGATATCAGCCTGTATCGTACAAAATGGTCACCAGAAGCGGAAACGAGGCTGATTTCCGGGACATGGTACAAAGATGTAACAAGGTTAATGTCAG AATCTTCGTTGATGTTGTGTTTAATCACATGACCGGGGTCGGAGACACGGGCACAGGAACCGGTGGTTCTCATTGGGACGGAAATACACTGAGTTATCCCGGCGTGCCTTACTCTGCCTGGGATTTCAATGGAAAATCCGAATGTCACTCAAGCGACGATGATATTCATAACTACAATGACCCGAATGAAGTTCGTAACTGTCGTTTGCTAAGTATAGCGGATCTGAAACTTTCCAAGGATTACGTACGGGATACCATAGCAGGATACCTAAACCACCTCATCAGCCTGGGGGTGGCTGGATTCAGAGTGGATGCTGCGAAACACATGTGGCCTGGAGACATCCGTGCTGTGTTTGGGAGACTGCATGATTTGAATACTAGCTATTTCCCGACAGGAACCAAACCGTTTATTTATCTGGAAGTGATTGATATGGGACATGAAGCAGTCAGTGCAACGGAGTACACCGGAATTGCCCGAGTCACAAACTTCATGTATGGAATCAAATTAGCTGATGTTTTCAG ACATAATAACCAGGCGAAATGGCTGAAAACGTGGGGGGAGCGATGGGGAATGATGAACACAAATGATGTAGTTGTTTTTCTCGACAACCATGACAATCAAAGAGGAGATGGTGGTGGAG GAAACGTTTTAAGTTTCTATGAACCACGTGCTTATAAAATGGCAACCGAGTTCATGCTGGCTCACCCTTACGGTTTTACACGAGTAATGAGCAGTTATAGGTGGACCAGGAATATTCAGGGAGGACATGATCTAAACTATTGGATGGGACCACCCCACAATGGGGACATGAGCATTAAGAGTCCTATCATCCATTCAGACATGACCTGTGACAACAACTGG GTTTGTGAACACAGGTGGCGTCAAGTTTACAACATGGTTGCCTTCCGTAATGTTGTCATGGGAACACCGCTGAGTAATTGGTGGGACGATGGTGACTATGCCATTGCTTTCTCCCGAGGAAACAAGGGTTTCATCATCATCAACGCAGGCACATCggatataaatgtaaatttaccAACAGGTTTAACGCAGGGTTCATATTGTGACGTAATTTCCGGTGATTATGAAAATGGAAAGTGCACTGGAAATGTAGTTCACGTGGGAGGAGACGGCCACGCTCATTTCCATATAAGTCACAACAGTGAGGATCCAGTTGTGGCAATACATATCG GAGCAAGGATAGGATCTTTAAAGAAAGTTACAacataa